The genomic DNA CCATTTTTCGGCAACATTCTCGGCGGTCTGGCCCATGTGATAGCCGTTGAACGCGTCCCAAAGGCCGTCTTTAATCATTGTGTCGATCAGCTTCATGTCGCCCATTTTCTGACCGGCGCGCATGGCTTGGGCATGGGGGGACATCGTCATGTTTTCCTGACCGCCCGCCGCTACGATCGACGCATCGCCCAGTTGGATATGCTGTGCACCCAGTGCCACGGCACGCAGGCCGGAGCCGCATACCTGGTTGATGCTCCAAGCAGCCGATTCGATGGGCAAACCTGCATTGATGTGGGCTTGGCGTGCGGGGTTCTGGCCCTGCGCTGCGGTCAGCACCTGACCGAGGATCGTTTCGGACACATCGGCGGCGTCGATGCCCGCGCGTGCGACAACCTCTTTCAAAGCCGCGGCTCCGAGGTCATGCGCGGGGGTGTTGGCGAACGAGCCACCGAAACTGCCAACGGCAGTGCGGGCGGCTGAGGCGATTACGACATTTGTCATTGATTGTGGTCCTCACGGTATAACGGTATAACTGACAGAGGACTAATCAGCCTGACGCAGGTCTCGGGTGTATTGCGTCAGCTCCCCCGCCTTCCAGCCTCACGCTTATCTTATCGAAGGAGCGGCTTCAACCAATCGGGCCGGGGCATCACCGGTTCGGGCCGAACGGCAAACGCGGACATGCGCGTCATGCGCTGGCCTCTCGCGGTGGTGGGGCGGCCCACTCGGGTTGCGTTGTCGGCGCGGCAAAATAGTAGCCTTGCAAGCAATCGACCCCCATGTCGGCCAAAACCAAGGCGTCCTCGTGGCTTTCGACAAACTCCGCAACGGTGAGCATGTCGAAGTGCCGCGCTATTGATAGGAGAGCGCCCACAAGTGCCCGGTTGTCTGCATCATGGGCAATGCCGCGGATGAACTGCCCGTCGATTTTCAGGATATCAAAGTAGAAATCCTTGAAATAGCGGATCGCCGTGTGGCCCGCCCCGAAGTCATCCAGTGCAAAACAAATGCCGTGCGGTTGCAGACGGTCCATGAAGTCGATGACCAACTCGGGCATCACCATCGCACTCGTTTCGGTAATCTCGAGGATGAGGCGCGGACCGATGGTAGGATCGATCGCCAGAGCGCGGTCCAGAGTGCGTTTCCACGGCTCGTACCCGATGGAGCGCGCGGACATATTCAACGCGAGCCGCAGACCCGGCGTTTCGGTCAAGGCCGCCAGCCCGTGTTCGAGCGAGAGC from Sulfitobacter sp. S190 includes the following:
- a CDS encoding EAL domain-containing protein, with protein sequence MGKRRLANIPVGSENPLNFAIQQRDKNALTLVNDAVAHGQTLLAYQPVMRSDAMGKPAFYEGLIRVLDDTGRVIPAGQFIDAIEKTETGRAVDVLSLEHGLAALTETPGLRLALNMSARSIGYEPWKRTLDRALAIDPTIGPRLILEITETSAMVMPELVIDFMDRLQPHGICFALDDFGAGHTAIRYFKDFYFDILKIDGQFIRGIAHDADNRALVGALLSIARHFDMLTVAEFVESHEDALVLADMGVDCLQGYYFAAPTTQPEWAAPPPREASA